The Ziziphus jujuba cultivar Dongzao chromosome 12, ASM3175591v1 sequence CTAGtgtaaaactatataatattaatataaaaatacacacAACATAGTCAATTATTGGTAGTGCAAGAAACTCGAACTTGAAAGGTGTAGAATGAGGACCATTCAAGTTGCATAGGATTCTAATCTTTCTAGTCCTTCCCACATGTTTTTTGTCCTTTTATCTTCACCACCACCCCCATCACAAAAAGCAAGTATTACAGTCACGGAGAACCTTCCCACTATCATAAGAGGTCCGAGGTGGGTGGGAGGTCATGGCTGTGGAACATTGAAAGATCAAGCTCTATAAATCTAAATAAGAGGATGGTAGAgagtaaattaaaaaaggaaaaaaaaaaaagtgtactgTATTTTGTAGTTGCTATGGATTATAGCTaaataagtttcttttttttttttttttctttttttttcagaatTACAATGATATTCTAATATGAAAACAAAAGAGACATGATTTGAATTCAAAAGAATGGATATGGATACATAATTTGAATTCAGAAATATGAGTGTAGAAGGAATCATTGGACCAACCTTTCGTGAATAGATATTAGCTTAAGTAATTTTTTTGAGAGGAAATGTCTTATCAATCAGCTATTGAATTACGAAAGCAGTAGTACAGCATCTTCCTTTTATATTACCTCATTTCAAAAGGATTTACCCTCTATGACTACACCTACTTTTGTCATTTTGACAAGCTTTCTTTTGGCTGCTTGGGATAGATTTTGACTATTCATTTGTCATTCCTGTACGCATGACCCTTGAAACAGAAATTAACTTCACTTAAAAAATGACAAGATCAAAGTGCTATGGTAGTACAAGATCACCATCAACctccaaaaacaaagaaaacaaaagaagaaaaagaatactTATAAGGATCATACCATTTTCTAAAgcaaaatttatacatatacacaaACTGAACAAATATGATCCACTAAACTACCATATAAACCAAGCTGAATTCATTAAAATTgccagttttatttatttataaattacctATACATAAATTCCTACTACTGCTTGTTAAACAAAGAGTCACCTTCTGATTCCAAAGTACTGAGaaactaaaaaagtaaaaaaaaagaaaaaaaagaaaaagaaaaaaagcaaataattaaatggaAGTGTGAAGAGGCCAAAGCAGTTAAGTTAGCTAGCTAGCCTTTTCAGTATGGCGTATAAAAACGGTTTCTAAGTCAGGAGGTGTGAAGAACTCCCTGTCAACACCATAATTACATTTCAACGAAGCTTTCTTTTTCCTCGGAGCAGGCGGAGGACACGTCAGTCTGGTCGGAATTCTTGCTTCTTCACCGGTGGGAGTCGAACACTCTTCATCACCGCCATCAATATCATCCGGTTCAGGATTCGTAAATATTGGCTTCAACGGACTCCGTAATGGAATTCCGGCGATAACCCATTTTTTACTATTGCTCTCCGAATCAAATCCCACTTCCACCACTTGTTGCTGCTTCGTCTCAGAAAATcccataataatttttttaattcttttgttacaaaccaaaaataacaaaaaaaagaaaaaaaagaaaatgaaaaggagCAAAACCTTTGAGATAATATAGGAAAGAATAAGAGAATAAAGATGGggtttcctcttttcttttttacttttcttttatgctgtaagaataaaaatgaagaagGCAGAAGGAAAGacagcaaaaaagaaaagagattgggagaaaagaaaagaaaagaaatgaaaggaaaagaaaaggcaagagagaaagtaacaaaaaagaaaaaaaaaaaaaaaaaagagaaaagagtgAGTGAGATACGCTATAATAAATGTGAAAGAGAGAAGAATTGAAAACGGAAGTGAAGGGAAAGTAGTAGCAGTAAAGGgtaggaaggaaaagaaaggaagtgTAAAATGGGGGTTGAATATGTTCTGGGTCAAGTTTATACCAATCAAAGAGAACCCGAGGAAACTCGTGACATAAGCAGAAACAgattgaacccaaaaaaaaaaaaataataataataataaataaatccattcAAAAGGataggaagagagagaaagagtgccCGTGAAAATAGCTGACCGCGGGCAGTTTCAACTTTCAGCGATATTGACCTGGATTTTCGCGCCAAGTTTTTGAGGTGCTATGCTAATAACACGTATATTGGGATCACTAAACAGTCCCTATTATTCCTTTCTTATTTTAGACATCCAAAaagtcttttccttttttttttttttgtcctcctGTCTACTTCCTCCTAAGTCTATACACAAACCTTTTAtctacttctttttctttttttcctctttattcTCTTGTTTTCTTTGACTTTGGGACAGTGTTTTTATGCATTGATTTATAAGAAATGTGgctttttaaatttctaaaaacaatgaaattggaaaatttcaagctctcaacttaaaaaaaaaaaaaaaagaattatagtGATTTTACCACTGAAAATGTCTATGTTGTTTTTGTCCATgttataaaactaataaatgttatttaccaattttttcaaaagcttttttatatgaaaattgtaaaataataatttttaatttctgacGTATAAAAACCTAAGAAGTGATGTTTGTTTGGAATCCAAATTAAAGctactttttttccttctggTTTCCATATTGGAAATTAGATTTGTAAGTTTGATTGGAAGACACAAAAAATGATGTTGATGGTGCTGGTGGTAATAGTGGGTTTTTCAGATGTCAGATATCCGATGCTTCTGACAAGATAAGAGTAATGAAGCAGCTACATGACTCAGTACATCTGGTTATGTTTGGTCTACCAAATAGTAAACattcaaatttaataacatGGTCATGGGTATTTCAACAGCACCATTtacattttttcaaattcaagatCTGAATTCATGCTGACAAACAAAAGAATTGTCccccctccctttttttttttttttttgccatttattttgttcttcaataactaaaaacaattttatatggCAAGGTTTTTTCAAATCATTGTTTACTATATGCAATCCGTTGTTATTTTCTCTGTTAAAATTATTGAATTAGGCTTCTCACCTATCACGAATTTTgacaaatgaaataataaaaaccatTCAATTGAAAGCTGTATATAAAATTAggtttattttaacatttttttttatattacatgactttatatatgtttagtctattgaataaataggaaaaactaaaattataaacGTTCTTATACTTGACTATTGTACAGATTAAGTACAATAGTATTAACTTTGGGGCTTTTGTATGGTCTAAACAACATCTTCAAGGTCTACTTGAAATATGAGATTGGTCTGAGCTAAACAATGATGGTTCTTGACAGAAACTAGTAACCCCTGGCAAATATGCTTCATATTAGTGGACATAAGAACCCTAACTTGGAGAACATGTTCCTATATCCTTGGAATTtgccacaaaaaagaaaaaaaaaattatctatatatataaatatatatagccaAAAATAAATACGGTAGGCTGTTTAGATCTAGGGTCCAAATCCTCAGCTCTGTTTGTGGTAGTCAGGCAACCTTGGTTTCTGTCTGCTACAACTCCTTCATGGCTGCTGGTTATGTTTTTctgcttttctttttgtctcttttgatttctgttttctgttttctgttaATGGTTATTTTCTGTTTCGGTTAaactaatttcaatttttgaaacgaaaaaaagaaaaaaaagatggcATTTGGATGCAAGAAATTATGTACAACTTATACCAATGGTCAGAAACCGCGAGCCATCAGTCTCTGTTCACCTCATCAAGGATggctttttgataaataattttttctttttcggtcctacttaaataaatacaaaattatcataatattatattcttcCAGTTACATCGGTTGGATTGATTTTATGTTTATTGGACCGAGACaggacaaataatatatatatatatatatatatggaaatctatggtgaggacggatCCGTATaagaaccgcagtattagtaacagttttttatagtattaacgataattttttagaaaatcgtcaccaatactatgaaaaactgtcaccaatactgtagtccgcatgaggaccgtccgcaccataaacggactgtatatatatatatatatatattaaaacttatatacaatttttgtaatttatgtTACACGTGTAACTATTGtatgtaaaatacaaaaatagaaTGTGTAGCCCCAAACAAGTCCTCCCATTTAAATATTTACCATAttaagtttcctttttttttttttcaattttttttatagtagaTAGCACCTATCTTCGAACTATCAAGACTTAATATTGTATactgctttatatatatatatatatatatataaaagaataagccaaatttcaaaattttaatatgtgtcTTGACAAATAAtaccagaaaaaataaattgtatctagagaaaaaaaagaatgagaGTAAAAACTAAACATAAGGTAGCAATTTCAAATACCATTAAACTATAGTTATGGATTTCACATCCAACCCAGAGTTAGATATCTTAATAAAGTTTGCACCACCTCTACGATTCACAATAGAGGCCCGAGATGAGATATACCTAATCTATAGGACATTAATGTGAAAAACATATTCTTCGACAGAATGAAGTTTATACAATAAgcagaaaaggaagaaaagaccaaaaataaaaaggaaaattaaggaaaaaaaataaaaagacagtTTTGAGAAGTTTAATTGAAGAGCTAGAAATGGGTGGatatataatacaagtttatttaaaGGGATTCTCACATCCTTGAATAACCCCTATGGTCTTCATACTGCTCCATGAAATCGTCGTTGAACTTCTTGAAACTGGACATGATTTCGGGCATGTCTT is a genomic window containing:
- the LOC107428586 gene encoding cyclin-dependent protein kinase inhibitor SMR6 translates to MGFSETKQQQVVEVGFDSESNSKKWVIAGIPLRSPLKPIFTNPEPDDIDGGDEECSTPTGEEARIPTRLTCPPPAPRKKKASLKCNYGVDREFFTPPDLETVFIRHTEKAS